In Achromobacter spanius, the following proteins share a genomic window:
- a CDS encoding ABC transporter substrate-binding protein, whose product MKFNVRPLLGASCLMLSLAGAGAQAQETVKMGAVLSLTGANATVGEDVRRAVDLAVEKVNADGGVMGKKFAVVIEDSGGNPTTALNAARKLVSVDKVPVVIGEYSSGISIPLGQYLVKEGVTHINIASTSVKIRDLGATSFNLIGLEDKGNRFSAKDTWDQGYRNVAIIAPNNAYGQGVAHGYKEEFEKLGGKIVTEVLYTAGQSTYRRELQQMSRSKPDAYIYTAYGQESAVINREAFELGLRKTPWYGILLSMCLSDTPANIAQGQIGMEVGSVLGPKGREYAEAFKARYKDGFKTSYTGYAYDAVLLTAAAMNQAKSTAPADIQAALTQLGQKGYEGVTGFIKFDSDRQRIDPPYAKLKSDQGKIVVR is encoded by the coding sequence ATGAAATTCAACGTCCGCCCGCTGCTGGGCGCCTCCTGCCTGATGTTGTCGCTGGCCGGCGCCGGCGCACAGGCGCAGGAAACCGTGAAGATGGGCGCGGTCCTGTCCTTGACCGGCGCCAACGCCACCGTCGGTGAAGATGTACGCCGCGCCGTGGATCTGGCCGTGGAAAAGGTCAATGCCGACGGCGGCGTGATGGGCAAGAAGTTTGCCGTGGTCATCGAAGACTCGGGCGGCAACCCCACCACCGCCTTGAACGCCGCGCGCAAGCTGGTCAGCGTGGACAAGGTGCCGGTGGTGATCGGCGAATACTCGTCGGGCATTTCCATTCCGCTGGGCCAGTACCTGGTGAAGGAAGGCGTGACGCACATCAACATCGCCAGCACCAGCGTCAAGATCCGCGACCTGGGCGCCACGTCCTTCAACCTGATCGGCCTGGAAGACAAGGGCAACCGCTTCTCGGCCAAGGACACGTGGGACCAGGGCTACCGCAACGTGGCCATCATTGCGCCCAACAACGCCTACGGCCAGGGCGTGGCGCATGGCTACAAGGAAGAATTCGAGAAGCTGGGCGGCAAGATCGTGACCGAAGTGCTGTACACGGCCGGCCAGTCCACCTACCGCCGCGAGCTGCAACAGATGTCGCGCAGCAAGCCCGACGCCTACATCTACACCGCCTACGGCCAGGAATCGGCCGTGATCAATCGCGAAGCCTTTGAACTGGGCCTGCGCAAGACGCCGTGGTACGGCATCTTGCTGAGCATGTGCCTGAGCGACACGCCGGCCAATATCGCGCAAGGCCAGATCGGCATGGAAGTGGGCTCGGTGCTGGGTCCCAAGGGCCGCGAATACGCCGAAGCCTTCAAGGCCCGCTACAAGGACGGCTTCAAGACGTCTTACACCGGCTACGCCTATGACGCCGTGCTGCTGACCGCCGCCGCCATGAACCAGGCCAAGTCCACCGCGCCCGCCGATATCCAGGCCGCGCTGACCCAACTGGGCCAGAAGGGCTACGAAGGCGTCACCGGCTTCATCAAGTTCGACAGCGACCGCCAGCGCATCGACCCGCCCTACGCCAAGCTGAAGTCTGATCAAGGCAAGATCGTCGTACGTTGA
- the phbB gene encoding acetoacetyl-CoA reductase: MTVKRTALVTGGAGGLGRAIAQALHDAGHDVIATYHTSEDAARAWAEEEASRGRRFALYQVDVGDHVSCQALMQRLEQDKRTIDILVNNAGITRDARLAKMSLKDWTDVMHSNLDSLFHMTQPLCGGMAARGWGRIVNISSVNGSKGAFGQTNYAASKAGIHGFTKALALELASKGVTVNTVSPGYLDTRMVQAVPEDVLKEKILPQIPVGRLGQPEEVAALVAFMCSDAAGFMTGSNVAMNGGQHMY, translated from the coding sequence ATGACGGTTAAACGCACAGCACTGGTGACAGGCGGCGCGGGCGGCCTGGGCCGGGCCATCGCGCAGGCCTTGCACGACGCCGGCCACGACGTCATCGCCACCTATCACACCAGCGAAGATGCCGCGCGCGCCTGGGCGGAAGAAGAAGCATCGCGCGGCCGCCGCTTTGCGCTGTACCAGGTGGACGTCGGCGACCACGTCTCGTGCCAGGCGCTGATGCAGCGGCTGGAACAGGACAAGCGCACCATCGACATCCTGGTCAACAACGCGGGCATCACGCGCGATGCCCGGCTGGCCAAGATGAGCCTGAAAGATTGGACCGACGTCATGCATAGCAACCTGGATTCCCTGTTCCACATGACGCAGCCGCTGTGCGGCGGCATGGCGGCGCGTGGATGGGGCCGCATCGTGAACATTTCCTCCGTGAACGGCAGCAAGGGCGCGTTCGGCCAGACCAACTACGCCGCGTCGAAGGCCGGCATTCATGGCTTCACCAAGGCGCTGGCGCTGGAACTGGCCAGCAAGGGCGTCACCGTCAACACCGTGTCGCCGGGTTACCTGGACACGCGCATGGTGCAGGCCGTGCCCGAAGACGTCTTGAAGGAAAAGATACTGCCGCAGATCCCGGTCGGGCGGCTCGGCCAGCCCGAAGAGGTTGCCGCGCTGGTGGCGTTCATGTGCAGCGACGCCGCCGGGTTCATGACCGGCAGCAATGTCGCCATGAATGGCGGCCAGCACATGTACTGA
- a CDS encoding EAL domain-containing protein, which produces MPSWRYLPVAFALVLPVVVCAVETWFYAKKQQRMEAEAAAQIVRVQVENILAQAWPVLDQVAELTPQPCADVLPQLRRWGTLNPYFRSLVLSNDRHIYCSSAVGEVDFELGDFRQWPIDGTPDRWLFSVAGTPLAPDRPAILLGKPGAPGYSGAVAVDGRYVLDLLNAVATLGDYRLELIVGKGAPIRSDSWRASDAGVEPVYDEITRNNGRVALTIHVKAPTARLIDAWQQLLLGYLPAALLIGAGLAFAAYRLQLNRLSFKEQLRRAMLADEFQVHYQPVYGQLTGQCEGVEALMRWNRPGVGFVRPDIFIAAAEAEGMIIPLTQHLLRLIERDMQSWATPPDFHVGVNIAPEHLSSSALVPDIQAFVAKVAARRPLIVLEITERSLISDSGQARSNIDALRAAGVRVAIDDFGTGHCSLSYLQKFPVDYLKIDKGFVHAILPTGEDAPVLDVIITLAHRLNLSVVAEGVETQEQFDYLTTRGVAFIQGYLFARPMPSADFVPWYPQHSPPGAQAA; this is translated from the coding sequence GTGCCTTCCTGGAGATACCTGCCGGTGGCCTTTGCCTTGGTGCTTCCGGTTGTGGTGTGCGCCGTCGAGACCTGGTTCTACGCCAAGAAGCAGCAGCGCATGGAAGCCGAGGCGGCCGCGCAGATTGTGCGCGTGCAAGTCGAGAACATACTGGCGCAGGCCTGGCCCGTGTTGGACCAGGTGGCGGAACTTACGCCGCAGCCCTGTGCCGACGTGCTGCCCCAACTGCGCCGCTGGGGCACGCTGAACCCCTATTTCCGCTCCCTGGTGTTGTCGAACGACCGGCACATCTATTGTTCGTCGGCCGTCGGCGAAGTGGATTTCGAGTTAGGCGACTTCCGTCAATGGCCCATTGATGGCACGCCCGACCGCTGGCTGTTTTCCGTGGCGGGCACCCCGTTGGCGCCGGATCGCCCCGCCATCCTGCTGGGCAAGCCGGGCGCGCCCGGATACAGCGGCGCCGTCGCCGTGGATGGCCGCTATGTGCTGGACTTGCTCAACGCCGTCGCCACCTTGGGCGACTATCGCCTGGAACTGATCGTAGGCAAGGGGGCGCCGATCCGCAGCGATTCCTGGCGCGCGTCCGATGCGGGTGTTGAACCCGTGTACGACGAGATCACGCGCAACAATGGGCGCGTGGCGCTGACCATCCATGTGAAGGCGCCCACCGCCCGCCTGATCGACGCCTGGCAGCAGCTTTTGCTGGGCTATCTGCCCGCGGCCTTGTTGATTGGCGCGGGCTTGGCATTCGCGGCCTATCGGCTGCAATTGAACCGGCTGTCGTTCAAGGAGCAGTTGCGCCGCGCCATGCTGGCTGATGAATTCCAGGTGCACTATCAACCCGTGTATGGGCAACTGACGGGGCAGTGCGAAGGCGTCGAAGCGTTGATGCGTTGGAACCGCCCAGGCGTGGGCTTCGTGCGCCCGGACATCTTCATCGCCGCGGCCGAGGCGGAAGGGATGATCATTCCGTTGACGCAGCACCTGCTGCGCTTGATCGAGCGTGACATGCAGTCCTGGGCGACGCCGCCCGACTTTCACGTGGGCGTGAACATCGCGCCCGAACATCTGTCCAGCAGTGCGTTGGTGCCCGACATCCAGGCGTTCGTGGCCAAGGTCGCGGCGCGTCGGCCGTTGATTGTGCTTGAGATTACCGAGCGCAGCCTGATCTCGGACAGCGGCCAGGCCCGCAGCAATATCGATGCCCTGCGTGCGGCGGGCGTGCGCGTGGCCATTGATGATTTCGGCACCGGCCATTGCTCGCTGTCGTACCTGCAGAAATTCCCGGTGGATTATTTGAAGATCGACAAGGGCTTCGTGCACGCGATTCTGCCGACCGGGGAAGACGCGCCGGTGCTCGACGTGATCATTACGCTGGCGCATCGTCTGAATCTGTCGGTGGTGGCAGAAGGCGTCGAAACGCAAGAGCAGTTCGATTATCTGACCACGCGCGGCGTGGCCTTCATTCAGGGGTATTTGTTTGCGCGGCCCATGCCGTCGGCCGACTTCGTGCCGTGGTATCCGCAGCATTCACCACCGGGCGCGCAGGCGGCGTAA
- the kch gene encoding voltage-gated potassium channel protein — protein sequence MPLNSPALSRRFKKLRALFSPNWCLAILVALDGYAFMHPVLREVRAREYSFWLALDNWHEVMRVVGLLEIPRLVLGVGLQVIAIGLILKARIAWAFSLVLLIGIGTFAILGEAGRAGLGVYTLVLLIALIVYWRRFDRASVTAGSLFALVSVLSLLIYAVFGTLYLGNEFNPPVQDVGTAFYFAIVSMSTVGYGDITPHSITARLFTASIIILGITVFATSISAIAGPVIGGNLKRLVKGRFSTAMRKNHIIIAGATPLALSVYAGLRRRGDEVTVIVPPGTPHEYPAATDLIEGDPSSVEVLHSAGVTRARYVLALRDDDAENAFIVLAAKEATGEGGAKTVALVNTSKHLEKIRRVQPDLVFSVQLLGAELLARAINGEPMDGQAITDLFFAKVDPQAKPA from the coding sequence ATGCCCCTGAACTCCCCCGCGTTGTCACGCCGGTTCAAGAAACTGCGAGCCCTGTTCTCACCGAACTGGTGCCTGGCCATCCTGGTCGCGCTGGACGGCTATGCCTTCATGCACCCCGTGCTGCGCGAGGTGCGTGCACGCGAATACTCGTTTTGGCTCGCGCTGGACAACTGGCATGAAGTGATGCGCGTGGTCGGCCTGCTGGAGATTCCACGGCTGGTGCTGGGCGTGGGCCTGCAAGTGATTGCCATCGGCCTGATCCTCAAAGCGCGGATCGCGTGGGCGTTCTCGCTGGTGCTGTTGATCGGTATCGGCACCTTCGCGATTCTTGGCGAGGCCGGGCGCGCGGGGCTGGGCGTGTACACGCTGGTGCTGCTGATTGCGCTGATCGTCTATTGGCGGCGCTTTGACCGCGCGAGCGTCACGGCGGGTTCGCTGTTTGCGTTGGTCAGCGTGCTGTCGCTGCTGATCTACGCGGTATTCGGCACGCTGTACCTGGGCAACGAATTCAACCCGCCGGTGCAGGACGTGGGCACCGCGTTCTACTTCGCCATCGTGTCCATGTCCACGGTGGGCTATGGCGACATCACGCCGCACAGCATCACGGCCAGGCTGTTCACCGCGTCGATTATCATTCTTGGCATTACCGTGTTCGCCACGTCCATCAGCGCGATTGCCGGCCCGGTGATCGGCGGCAATTTGAAACGGCTCGTCAAAGGCAGGTTTTCCACCGCCATGAGAAAAAACCACATCATCATCGCGGGCGCCACACCGCTGGCGCTTAGCGTCTATGCCGGGCTGCGCCGCCGGGGTGACGAAGTCACCGTGATCGTGCCGCCCGGCACGCCGCACGAATACCCCGCCGCTACCGATCTGATCGAAGGCGACCCGTCCAGCGTGGAAGTCTTGCACAGCGCTGGCGTGACGCGCGCACGCTACGTGCTGGCGCTGCGCGACGACGACGCCGAGAACGCATTCATCGTGTTGGCGGCGAAAGAAGCAACGGGCGAAGGTGGCGCGAAGACGGTGGCGCTGGTCAACACCAGCAAGCACCTGGAGAAGATCCGGCGTGTGCAGCCGGACCTGGTGTTTTCGGTGCAATTGCTGGGCGCCGAATTGCTGGCGCGCGCCATCAACGGCGAACCCATGGACGGCCAAGCGATTACGGACCTGTTCTTCGCCAAGGTCGATCCGCAAGCGAAGCCCGCCTGA
- a CDS encoding winged helix-turn-helix domain-containing protein gives MNNTLDVIFLGNDDAKHTRLVDALSHLGFCVRRCHDLIDVYDRYSRRPSPLVVLDAPLSDIHNAAVRLRAVDRGLGIVAIAAFTDSESRIRTLLCGADACLPPDVTGLELAAALQALVRRAVGLDGMESAADAHAEEPAQEAWRLANKGWTLISPTGRTLGLTTGERDFLSRLVTAPDRKVSRDAFYADGADDADSGITRRRFVDVMISRLRRKAAANQMTLPIRAVHGWGYMFAADITLDLDYRTSGEDSRQEGLEEWRRETEDADAAN, from the coding sequence ATGAATAACACGCTGGATGTCATTTTCCTTGGCAATGACGATGCCAAGCACACCAGGCTTGTGGACGCCTTATCTCATTTGGGTTTCTGCGTACGCCGCTGTCATGACTTGATTGACGTCTACGACCGCTACTCCCGACGCCCCAGCCCGCTGGTGGTATTGGACGCGCCGCTTTCCGATATCCACAACGCCGCCGTGCGCTTGCGAGCGGTGGACCGGGGCTTGGGCATCGTGGCGATTGCCGCCTTCACCGACTCTGAAAGCCGCATCCGCACGCTGCTCTGCGGCGCGGATGCCTGCCTGCCCCCTGACGTCACGGGCCTGGAACTGGCGGCGGCGCTGCAAGCGTTGGTTCGCCGCGCGGTGGGCCTGGACGGCATGGAAAGCGCCGCCGACGCGCACGCCGAAGAGCCCGCGCAGGAAGCCTGGCGACTGGCGAACAAGGGTTGGACGTTGATCAGCCCAACTGGCCGCACACTGGGATTGACGACCGGAGAACGAGATTTTCTGTCGCGGCTGGTGACGGCGCCCGACCGCAAGGTCAGCCGTGACGCCTTCTATGCCGACGGGGCCGACGATGCCGACAGCGGCATCACTCGCCGCCGCTTCGTGGACGTGATGATCAGCCGCCTGCGTCGCAAGGCCGCCGCCAATCAAATGACCTTGCCGATCCGCGCGGTGCATGGCTGGGGCTATATGTTCGCCGCGGACATCACGCTGGATCTGGACTATCGGACTTCGGGGGAAGACAGCCGGCAAGAGGGGCTGGAAGAATGGCGCCGCGAAACCGAGGATGCGGATGCGGCAAATTGA
- a CDS encoding helix-turn-helix domain-containing protein has product MSQVDRLDTFSHRLRSARMLQGWTQKDLAVASNLSQSAIGNYESGQRLHPSSDALIKLTRALRVSPMWLSTGEGPMLNSGYAEPAAAAEGGISPPPGWPFESVSYATYSRLSSQEKRQIELVLAAYIKARGE; this is encoded by the coding sequence ATGTCTCAGGTTGATCGATTGGACACGTTTAGCCATCGTCTGCGCAGCGCAAGAATGCTTCAGGGATGGACTCAAAAGGACTTGGCGGTCGCAAGCAACCTCTCGCAAAGCGCTATCGGCAACTACGAAAGCGGACAGCGCCTGCACCCCTCGAGCGATGCCCTCATCAAATTGACCCGCGCCTTGCGGGTCAGCCCGATGTGGCTCAGCACCGGAGAAGGTCCGATGCTGAATTCCGGTTACGCAGAGCCGGCCGCAGCCGCCGAAGGCGGCATCTCCCCACCGCCCGGCTGGCCCTTCGAATCGGTGTCGTACGCCACCTATTCACGCTTGAGCTCGCAAGAAAAGCGGCAGATAGAACTGGTGTTGGCCGCCTACATCAAGGCACGCGGTGAATAG
- a CDS encoding acyltransferase family protein yields MGFLRTLLALSVVLDHLGGSYTDNLVGGRLAVQLFYVISGFLISYVLTATDNYQGATGKFYANRFLRLFPIYLAVAALTLAAHVLSGGAFFRIYDALPFSAELFLVLSNLFIFGQDWLMFFGIQDSALAFTGSFAKSDVPLYQGLLVPQAWTLGVEMSFYLVAPFVLGSPRRLLALLAASLALRGVLIATGIGLSDPWTYRFFPTELALFLIGSLSHQVLLPLFKAWTRRVSRLPEIGTGMLFAYTLLHFSISINPTVRDGLAVLLFAALMPLAFLFQSRHRLDKAIGELSYPIYICHSLVILVFGWLLNDIQTHQPTLFAALVVAGSIGFSALLNGLVADPVERLRSRLRSKPQAGAPVPVPAPAPLPDPRRRPQSTAQPIGTIHRVP; encoded by the coding sequence ATGGGCTTCTTAAGAACCTTACTGGCGCTTTCAGTGGTGCTGGATCATCTGGGCGGCAGTTACACCGACAATCTCGTCGGCGGCCGACTGGCGGTGCAACTGTTTTACGTGATCTCGGGTTTCCTGATTTCATACGTGCTGACCGCCACCGACAACTACCAGGGCGCGACGGGCAAGTTCTACGCGAATCGCTTCCTGCGCCTATTCCCCATCTACCTGGCCGTGGCGGCGCTGACGCTCGCGGCGCATGTGCTGAGTGGTGGCGCCTTCTTCCGCATCTATGACGCCCTGCCTTTTTCCGCCGAGCTGTTCCTGGTGCTGTCCAACCTGTTCATCTTCGGGCAGGACTGGCTGATGTTCTTTGGCATCCAGGATTCTGCGTTGGCTTTCACGGGCAGCTTCGCCAAGAGCGACGTGCCGCTGTATCAGGGGCTGCTGGTGCCGCAAGCCTGGACGCTGGGCGTCGAGATGAGCTTCTACCTGGTGGCGCCTTTCGTGCTGGGGTCGCCGCGCCGGCTGCTGGCCTTGCTGGCTGCGTCGCTGGCCCTGCGCGGAGTGCTGATCGCAACCGGTATCGGGTTGAGCGACCCCTGGACCTACCGCTTCTTCCCGACCGAGCTGGCGCTGTTCCTGATCGGCTCGCTATCGCACCAGGTGCTGCTGCCGCTGTTCAAGGCGTGGACCCGCCGCGTGAGCCGTCTGCCGGAAATCGGAACCGGCATGCTGTTCGCCTACACGCTGCTGCATTTCTCGATCAGCATCAACCCCACGGTGCGCGACGGGCTGGCCGTACTGCTGTTCGCCGCGCTGATGCCGCTGGCGTTCCTGTTCCAATCGCGGCATCGGCTGGACAAGGCGATCGGCGAACTCAGCTACCCGATCTATATCTGCCATTCACTGGTGATCCTGGTGTTCGGTTGGCTGCTTAACGACATCCAGACGCATCAGCCCACGCTGTTCGCGGCACTGGTGGTTGCGGGCAGCATCGGATTTTCAGCGCTGTTGAACGGCCTGGTCGCCGACCCCGTGGAACGCCTGCGCAGCCGCCTGCGCAGCAAGCCGCAAGCCGGCGCGCCGGTACCGGTTCCGGCACCAGCACCGCTGCCCGATCCCCGTCGGCGGCCGCAAAGCACGGCGCAGCCCATCGGGACTATTCACCGCGTGCCTTGA
- a CDS encoding META domain-containing protein, whose amino-acid sequence MLTPLSSRCRLLCLSLLVAALAGCAGSTGGARPQGAAAANAATSADSLAQTSWELVRWSQAGGGLRDIPHGDNGEPVRLTFLAQGKQYRVNGFAGCNRYMGSYKLESGKLFIDAPATTRMACVPPERAKLEADYLRGLTAIDTFTLDSGGAPRHLTFNLRGGDVLEFERRQDPPTP is encoded by the coding sequence ATGCTTACCCCACTATCTTCGCGTTGCCGGCTGCTCTGCCTGAGCCTGCTGGTCGCGGCATTGGCGGGTTGCGCGGGGTCCACCGGAGGCGCGCGCCCGCAAGGCGCCGCCGCGGCCAACGCGGCCACCAGCGCGGATTCACTGGCCCAGACCAGTTGGGAACTGGTTCGTTGGTCGCAGGCCGGCGGTGGCTTGCGCGACATTCCCCACGGCGACAACGGCGAACCGGTGCGGCTGACGTTCCTGGCGCAAGGCAAGCAGTACCGCGTCAACGGGTTTGCCGGCTGCAACCGCTATATGGGGTCTTACAAGCTGGAAAGCGGCAAGCTCTTCATCGACGCCCCGGCCACCACCCGCATGGCCTGCGTGCCGCCCGAACGCGCCAAGCTTGAGGCCGACTACCTGCGCGGACTCACCGCCATCGATACCTTCACATTGGACAGTGGCGGCGCCCCGCGCCACCTGACGTTCAACCTGCGTGGCGGCGACGTGCTGGAATTCGAGCGCCGCCAGGATCCTCCCACGCCGTAA
- a CDS encoding META domain-containing protein, with protein sequence MSFTASLRWLAPCVLSVGLAACAAPYRAADGQDPRFQPASASDVLVQTNWDLARWTLPGGGLRTIPHPSSNSRPLTASFAHVQGTPSMSGFAGCNQYNAPYTVANGQLIVRANPVATMMACAPQTMKLEQDFLAGLTRITSMSLDNTNNPQRMTWVLSSGDTLDFGRR encoded by the coding sequence ATGTCCTTTACCGCTTCCTTGCGCTGGCTGGCGCCGTGCGTGTTGTCCGTTGGCCTGGCCGCCTGCGCCGCGCCGTATCGCGCGGCAGACGGGCAGGACCCGCGCTTTCAACCGGCGTCTGCCTCGGACGTGCTGGTGCAGACCAATTGGGACCTGGCCCGCTGGACCCTGCCTGGCGGCGGTTTGCGGACCATTCCGCACCCTTCGTCGAATTCCCGGCCGCTGACAGCCAGCTTTGCCCATGTTCAGGGCACCCCGAGCATGTCGGGCTTTGCGGGCTGCAACCAATACAACGCGCCCTATACGGTGGCCAACGGCCAGCTCATCGTGCGGGCGAACCCCGTGGCCACCATGATGGCCTGCGCCCCGCAGACGATGAAGCTGGAACAGGACTTCCTGGCGGGGCTGACGCGCATCACCTCCATGTCGCTGGACAACACCAACAACCCGCAGCGCATGACCTGGGTACTGAGCTCCGGCGACACGCTGGACTTCGGCCGCCGTTGA
- a CDS encoding sulfurtransferase produces the protein MTSVVNIAAYKFVSLDSLPDLRAHLLTVAGDCGLKGTILLAEEGINLFLAGSAEGIDGFLQALRADPRFADLEVKFSHSDAVPFRKLLVKIKREIIRMDHPTIRPEAGRAPGVDAKTLARWLAQGADDAGRPVVMLDTRNAFEVDEGTFHNAIDWRIERFTQFPAAVQAHRAELEGKTVVSFCTGGIRCEKAAIYMNEAGIQNVYQLDGGILKYFEETGGPGYDGKCFVFDERHSLDPGLAPSH, from the coding sequence ATGACTTCCGTCGTCAATATCGCCGCTTATAAATTCGTTTCGCTGGATTCCCTGCCCGACCTGCGTGCCCACCTGCTCACGGTGGCCGGCGACTGCGGGCTCAAAGGCACCATCCTGCTGGCCGAAGAGGGCATCAACCTGTTCCTGGCCGGCTCGGCCGAGGGCATCGACGGCTTCCTGCAAGCGCTGCGCGCCGACCCCCGTTTCGCCGACCTGGAAGTCAAATTCAGCCACAGCGACGCCGTGCCGTTTCGCAAGCTGCTGGTGAAGATCAAGCGCGAAATCATCCGCATGGATCACCCCACCATCCGCCCCGAAGCGGGCCGCGCGCCCGGCGTGGACGCCAAGACGCTGGCGCGCTGGCTTGCCCAGGGCGCCGACGACGCCGGCCGGCCTGTGGTGATGCTGGACACGCGCAATGCCTTCGAAGTGGACGAAGGCACGTTCCACAACGCCATCGACTGGCGCATCGAACGCTTCACGCAGTTTCCCGCCGCCGTCCAGGCGCACCGCGCCGAACTCGAAGGCAAGACCGTCGTCAGCTTCTGCACGGGCGGCATCCGCTGCGAAAAAGCCGCCATCTACATGAACGAGGCGGGCATCCAGAACGTGTACCAATTGGACGGTGGCATCCTCAAGTACTTCGAGGAAACGGGCGGCCCGGGCTATGACGGCAAATGTTTCGTCTTCGACGAACGCCATTCGCTGGATCCGGGCTTGGCGCCTAGTCATTGA
- a CDS encoding type II toxin-antitoxin system VapC family toxin, protein MRFILDTNVVSELRKVPSGKAYERVLHWANSVDINELYVSVITVHELEIGVLRLERRDPRQGAVLRSWLDLHVLPTFQGRVLPVDEAVALRGAQLHIPDSQPLFDGLIAATALVHGMTVVTRDAADFLPCGVSVLNPWQGEDAARAL, encoded by the coding sequence GTGAGGTTCATCCTGGACACCAATGTGGTGTCGGAATTGCGCAAGGTCCCTTCAGGCAAGGCCTACGAACGGGTTTTGCATTGGGCCAACAGCGTAGACATCAACGAGCTCTACGTGTCGGTGATCACGGTCCACGAATTGGAAATCGGCGTGCTTCGCCTGGAGCGGCGAGATCCGCGACAAGGCGCGGTCCTCAGATCCTGGCTCGACTTGCACGTTCTGCCGACTTTTCAAGGCAGGGTGCTGCCTGTCGACGAGGCCGTCGCGTTGCGCGGCGCGCAATTGCACATTCCGGACTCGCAACCCTTGTTTGATGGGCTGATAGCGGCCACCGCTTTGGTCCACGGCATGACCGTGGTCACCCGCGACGCGGCCGACTTCCTTCCCTGTGGCGTCAGTGTGCTGAATCCATGGCAGGGTGAGGACGCGGCGCGCGCTTTGTGA